From one Streptomyces chromofuscus genomic stretch:
- a CDS encoding alpha-2,8-polysialyltransferase family protein, whose protein sequence is MSRTTQIFCVSTLYGAATLAAAIDSDCFEEPDRRVLLVFNNSATPETTPAVDEMPGFGTLRDHFDDVLSFNEAIRPFHPGAWQPRPDDLPLFERYLRLLWGLGDDRVELVVESIQVNPALGLAQIFTGAPVHVYADGLMSYGPTRNKLDPLVGTRVRRLLHLDLVPGLTPLLLTEFDVPAQVVPTDAFLKVMSGLTGAAGELPDLPDSAALLLGQYLSALNILSPAEEEDLHVRMMRGAVERGHRAIVFKPHPTAPARYSRALEAEAEKLGVDLTVLDIPVLAEVLFAKARPALVVGCFSTALFTASAFYDLPVARIGTGPLLDRLTPYQNSNRLPVTLADALLPDLENRKGEDPVDSELLSGLVGAVGFTMQPQIQSDLRPAAERFLAQHLGPRTQRYFKKRRLTSLGLPGGIPERLSFLPRNSTARRVVRRARALKKAVKR, encoded by the coding sequence ATGTCCCGTACCACCCAGATCTTCTGCGTCTCCACGCTGTACGGCGCGGCCACGCTCGCCGCCGCGATCGACTCCGACTGCTTCGAGGAGCCGGACCGGCGGGTGCTGCTGGTGTTCAACAACTCGGCGACGCCGGAGACCACCCCGGCCGTCGACGAGATGCCGGGCTTCGGCACGCTGCGCGACCACTTCGACGACGTCCTGTCGTTCAACGAGGCGATCCGCCCCTTCCACCCCGGCGCCTGGCAGCCGCGCCCCGACGACCTGCCGCTGTTCGAGCGCTATCTGCGGCTGCTGTGGGGGCTGGGCGACGACCGGGTCGAGCTGGTCGTGGAGTCCATCCAGGTCAACCCGGCGCTCGGCCTGGCGCAGATCTTCACCGGCGCCCCCGTCCACGTCTACGCCGACGGCCTGATGAGCTACGGCCCCACCCGCAACAAGCTCGACCCGCTGGTCGGCACCCGCGTCCGGCGCCTGCTCCACCTGGACCTGGTGCCCGGCCTGACCCCGCTGCTGCTCACCGAGTTCGACGTGCCGGCGCAGGTGGTCCCGACGGACGCGTTCCTCAAGGTCATGAGCGGACTCACCGGCGCCGCCGGGGAGCTGCCCGACCTCCCGGACAGCGCCGCCCTGCTGCTCGGCCAGTACCTGTCCGCGCTGAACATCCTCTCCCCGGCCGAGGAGGAGGACCTGCACGTGCGGATGATGCGGGGGGCGGTCGAGCGCGGGCACCGCGCGATCGTGTTCAAGCCGCACCCCACCGCGCCGGCCCGCTACAGCCGCGCCCTGGAGGCCGAGGCCGAGAAGCTCGGCGTCGACCTCACCGTGCTGGACATCCCCGTCCTCGCCGAGGTGCTGTTCGCCAAGGCGCGGCCCGCGCTGGTCGTGGGCTGCTTCTCGACCGCGCTGTTCACCGCGTCCGCGTTCTACGACCTTCCCGTCGCCCGCATCGGCACCGGGCCGCTGCTGGACCGGCTGACGCCGTACCAGAACAGCAACCGGCTGCCGGTCACCCTGGCGGACGCGCTGCTGCCGGACCTGGAGAACCGCAAGGGCGAGGACCCGGTCGACAGCGAGCTGCTCAGCGGGCTGGTCGGCGCGGTCGGCTTCACCATGCAGCCGCAGATCCAGTCGGACCTCAGGCCCGCGGCGGAGCGCTTCCTCGCCCAGCACCTCGGCCCGCGCACCCAGCGCTACTTCAAGAAGCGCCGGCTCACCTCGCTGGGCCTGCCCGGCGGCATCCCCGAGCGGCTGTCCTTCCTGCCCCGCAACTCCACGGCCCGGCGGGTGGTGCGGCGGGCGCGGGCCCTGAAGAAGGCCGTCAAGCGCTGA
- a CDS encoding glycosyltransferase family 2 protein has protein sequence MPKLSVIVPFYNVQQYAPDNLRSLRANARRDFEFILVDDKSKDETPAILERAAEELSEVAQVRYIRREENGGLATARNTGLDVATGEYITFLDGDDWLAPGYYGELVAAIEELGCDFVRTDHVQATHRARTVHRAPVGRRDEVMNPRDHILPADRTTSVDYAYAWAGAFHRRLLEKGVLHFTDGLRTAEDRPWIWKLHREAESFAVVSLLGVFYRRGVAGSLTQIGDVRQLDFIRAFDQVIEETAADRDADRLLPKAVRTYCAIIAHHLSEIDKFEPSVAKQLRIMSAAAIKRMPQDALGDVLDTMDLRRASKLRRLRRRITTAKAAA, from the coding sequence GTGCCAAAGCTCTCCGTGATCGTGCCGTTCTACAACGTGCAGCAATACGCCCCGGACAACCTGCGAAGCCTTCGCGCGAACGCCCGGCGGGACTTCGAGTTCATCCTGGTCGACGACAAATCGAAGGACGAGACGCCGGCCATTCTCGAACGCGCGGCCGAAGAACTCTCCGAGGTCGCCCAGGTGCGCTATATCCGCAGAGAGGAAAACGGAGGGCTGGCCACCGCACGGAACACCGGCCTCGACGTCGCGACCGGCGAATACATCACCTTCCTGGACGGTGACGACTGGCTGGCCCCCGGCTACTACGGCGAGCTGGTGGCCGCCATCGAGGAGCTGGGCTGCGACTTCGTGCGCACCGACCACGTCCAGGCCACCCACCGCGCCCGTACCGTGCACCGCGCCCCCGTCGGGCGCCGCGACGAGGTGATGAACCCGCGCGACCACATCCTGCCCGCCGACCGCACCACCTCCGTGGACTACGCCTACGCCTGGGCCGGGGCCTTCCACCGCCGGCTGCTGGAGAAGGGCGTCCTGCACTTCACCGACGGACTGCGCACGGCCGAGGACCGGCCGTGGATCTGGAAGCTGCACCGCGAGGCCGAGTCCTTCGCCGTGGTGAGCCTGCTCGGCGTGTTCTACCGGCGCGGTGTCGCCGGCTCCCTCACGCAGATCGGTGACGTCCGCCAGCTCGACTTCATCCGCGCCTTCGACCAGGTGATCGAGGAGACCGCGGCCGACCGCGACGCCGACCGCCTGCTGCCCAAGGCGGTGCGCACCTACTGCGCGATCATCGCCCACCACCTGTCGGAGATCGACAAGTTCGAACCGTCGGTGGCCAAGCAGCTGCGCATCATGAGCGCGGCGGCCATAAAGCGCATGCCGCAGGATGCCCTCGGCGACGTACTCGACACCATGGACCTGCGGCGCGCCTCCAAGCTGCGGCGGCTGCGGCGCCGGATCACCACAGCGAAGGCGGCTGCCTGA
- a CDS encoding DUF6716 putative glycosyltransferase yields MPPSTTKPTRIAVLADSDTRWKWGALTASRIAPGRSMEAGPQGEAQVAAALDGFLLRGRATPTPRQLAEVGVRADSLTEVTAVEFLRVMARESYDVLVLSLVGGGVQAMLHGLKRVWEDREKRPVVVTGYVGVVYEKLADGLLLRHGADLVLANSRQDAERFRAVYDGVGADSSAVTEVALPFLGGAKYTGEHDPYTVVFAAQPSVPENRRDRTYLLNRLVQHARLHPEREVLLKLRSKPGEHTTHIEELPYQKLAQRLGELPPNFRLVYGNMGEVLDRTDLLVTVSSTAALESLHRRIPTVVLTDLGVREVLGNHHFVGSGCLASWDQLDAGHRPAPDADWVARQGVAAGGSPSGEGSYETAFDAARERIAKLLGQPGGLPPLTPYYTPATAPGYLPGILARHHLGPDGTPLPGAPAHNKEPGPVRQIVRRAARGAYRHGVQRVAPVIRRMGEL; encoded by the coding sequence GTGCCACCAAGTACAACGAAGCCCACGCGGATCGCAGTACTCGCCGACTCGGACACCCGCTGGAAATGGGGTGCGCTGACGGCGAGCCGTATCGCTCCGGGCCGGTCCATGGAAGCCGGACCGCAAGGCGAGGCGCAAGTTGCCGCTGCCCTGGACGGATTTCTGCTGCGCGGCCGGGCGACCCCCACGCCCCGCCAGCTGGCGGAAGTGGGCGTACGCGCCGACTCGCTCACGGAGGTGACGGCCGTCGAATTCCTGCGCGTCATGGCGCGGGAGTCGTACGACGTGCTGGTGCTCTCCCTGGTCGGCGGCGGTGTGCAGGCGATGCTGCACGGACTGAAGCGCGTCTGGGAGGACCGCGAGAAGCGCCCCGTGGTCGTCACCGGCTACGTCGGCGTCGTCTACGAGAAGCTCGCCGACGGGCTGCTGCTGCGGCACGGCGCGGACCTCGTCCTCGCCAACTCCCGCCAGGACGCCGAGCGGTTCCGCGCGGTGTACGACGGGGTCGGCGCCGACTCCTCGGCGGTCACCGAGGTGGCCCTGCCGTTCCTCGGCGGTGCCAAGTACACCGGCGAACACGACCCCTACACCGTGGTGTTCGCCGCACAGCCGTCGGTCCCGGAGAACCGCAGGGACCGCACCTACCTGCTGAACCGTCTGGTCCAGCACGCGCGGCTGCACCCCGAACGCGAGGTGCTGCTCAAGCTGCGCTCCAAGCCCGGTGAGCACACCACCCACATCGAGGAACTGCCGTACCAGAAGCTGGCGCAGAGGCTCGGCGAACTGCCCCCCAACTTCCGGCTCGTCTACGGCAACATGGGCGAGGTCCTGGACCGCACCGACCTGCTCGTCACGGTCAGCTCGACGGCCGCGCTGGAGTCGCTCCACCGCCGGATCCCCACCGTCGTCCTCACCGACCTCGGCGTGCGCGAGGTGCTCGGCAACCACCACTTCGTCGGCTCCGGCTGCCTCGCCTCCTGGGACCAGCTCGACGCCGGGCACCGGCCCGCGCCGGACGCCGACTGGGTGGCCCGGCAGGGCGTCGCCGCCGGCGGTTCCCCCTCCGGGGAAGGCTCGTACGAGACCGCCTTCGACGCCGCCCGGGAGCGGATCGCCAAGCTGCTCGGGCAGCCCGGCGGTCTGCCGCCCCTGACGCCGTACTACACACCGGCGACCGCCCCCGGCTATCTGCCCGGCATCCTCGCCCGGCACCACCTCGGTCCCGACGGCACCCCGCTGCCCGGCGCCCCCGCGCACAACAAGGAGCCCGGCCCGGTGCGGCAGATCGTGCGCCGCGCCGCACGCGGCGCCTACCGGCACGGCGTCCAGCGGGTCGCGCCCGTCATCCGGCGGATGGGGGAGCTGTGA
- a CDS encoding N-acylneuraminate cytidylyltransferase, with amino-acid sequence MSNPEEVHGATVRRVLAVIPARGGSKGVPAKNLAPVGGVPLVARAVRECLAARLVTDVVVSTDDQAIAAAARSAGAEVVLRPAAIAGDTATSEAAVLHAMDAHEALHCAPVDAVLLVQCTSPFLIREDIDGVAGAVVENGADTAVTVAPFHGFIWRDADAEAEADTVVTAADSRSTGGGYGVNHDKSFRPRRQDRPQDLLETGAAYAMDASGFREHKHRFFGRTELVRTDPARVLEIDDPHDLARARALAPLFDADRPGALPTAADIDAVVLDFDGTQTDDRVLIDADGREFVSVHRGDGLGIAALRRSGLSMLILSTEQNPVVAARARKLKIPVLHGVDRKDLALKQWCEEQGIAPERVLYVGNDVNDLPCFALVGWPVAVASAHDVVRGAARAVTTVPGGLGAIREIAGWILGPSLDSLDPSTK; translated from the coding sequence ATGTCCAACCCGGAAGAGGTCCACGGCGCGACGGTGCGCCGCGTGCTCGCGGTGATCCCCGCGCGCGGCGGCTCCAAGGGTGTGCCCGCGAAGAACCTCGCCCCGGTCGGCGGCGTACCGCTGGTGGCACGGGCGGTCCGCGAATGCCTGGCCGCCCGGCTGGTGACCGACGTCGTCGTCTCCACCGACGACCAGGCCATCGCCGCCGCCGCCCGCTCGGCCGGCGCCGAGGTCGTGCTGCGCCCCGCCGCCATCGCCGGTGACACCGCCACCTCCGAGGCCGCCGTCCTGCACGCCATGGACGCCCACGAGGCGCTGCACTGCGCCCCGGTCGACGCCGTGCTCCTCGTGCAGTGCACCAGCCCGTTCCTGATCCGCGAGGACATCGACGGGGTGGCCGGCGCGGTCGTCGAGAACGGCGCCGACACGGCCGTCACCGTCGCGCCGTTCCACGGGTTCATCTGGCGCGACGCGGACGCCGAGGCGGAGGCCGACACCGTGGTCACCGCGGCCGACTCCCGCAGCACCGGCGGCGGTTACGGCGTCAACCACGACAAGTCCTTCCGCCCGCGCCGCCAGGACCGCCCGCAGGACCTGCTGGAGACCGGCGCCGCCTACGCCATGGACGCGTCCGGCTTCCGCGAGCACAAGCACCGCTTCTTCGGCCGCACCGAGCTGGTGCGCACCGACCCCGCGCGCGTGCTGGAGATCGACGACCCGCACGACCTGGCCCGTGCCCGCGCCCTGGCCCCGCTGTTCGACGCGGACCGCCCCGGCGCCCTTCCGACCGCCGCCGACATCGACGCGGTCGTACTCGACTTCGACGGCACCCAGACCGATGACCGGGTGCTGATCGATGCCGATGGACGGGAGTTCGTCTCCGTGCACCGCGGGGACGGCCTCGGCATCGCGGCCCTGCGCCGCAGCGGCCTGAGCATGCTCATCCTGTCCACGGAGCAGAACCCGGTCGTCGCCGCCCGGGCCCGGAAGCTGAAGATCCCGGTGCTGCACGGCGTCGACCGGAAGGACCTCGCGCTGAAGCAGTGGTGCGAGGAGCAGGGCATCGCGCCGGAGCGCGTGCTCTACGTCGGCAACGACGTCAACGACCTGCCGTGCTTCGCCCTCGTGGGCTGGCCCGTGGCGGTCGCGAGCGCCCACGACGTCGTACGCGGCGCCGCACGCGCGGTCACCACCGTTCCCGGTGGTCTCGGCGCGATCCGAGAGATCGCCGGCTGGATCCTCGGACCCTCTCTCGACTCTCTCGACCCCTCCACCAAGTAA
- a CDS encoding N-acetylneuraminate synthase family protein has protein sequence MSTNSRLRTFGTREVGPGKPVYICGEIGINHNGELENAFKLIDVAAEAGCDAVKFQKRTPEICTPRDQWDIERDTPWGRMTYIDYRHRVEFGEDEYAQIDAYCKEKGIDWFASPWDTEAVAFLEKFDVPAHKVASASLTDDELLRALRATGRSIILSTGMSTPKQIRHAVEVLGSDNILLCHATSTYPAKAEELNLRVINTLEKEYPNVPIGYSGHETGLQTTLAAVALGATFVERHITLDRAMWGSDQAASVEPQGLQRLVRDIRTIEASLGDGVKQVYESELGPMKKLRRVQGVVAEAEIAAAAGEPVQV, from the coding sequence ATGAGCACCAACTCCCGCCTGCGCACCTTCGGTACCCGCGAGGTCGGCCCCGGTAAGCCCGTCTACATCTGCGGCGAGATCGGTATCAACCACAACGGCGAGCTCGAGAACGCCTTCAAGCTCATCGACGTGGCCGCCGAGGCGGGCTGCGACGCGGTCAAGTTCCAGAAGCGCACCCCGGAGATCTGCACCCCGCGCGACCAGTGGGACATCGAGCGCGACACCCCCTGGGGCCGGATGACCTACATCGACTACCGCCACCGCGTGGAGTTCGGCGAGGACGAGTACGCCCAGATCGACGCGTACTGCAAGGAGAAGGGGATCGACTGGTTCGCCTCCCCGTGGGACACCGAGGCCGTCGCCTTCCTGGAGAAGTTCGACGTCCCCGCCCACAAGGTCGCCTCCGCGTCCCTGACCGACGACGAGCTGCTGAGGGCGCTGCGCGCCACCGGCCGTTCGATCATCCTCTCGACCGGCATGTCGACGCCGAAGCAGATCCGCCACGCCGTCGAGGTCCTGGGCAGCGACAACATCCTGCTCTGCCACGCCACCTCGACGTACCCGGCGAAGGCCGAGGAGCTCAACCTCCGCGTGATCAACACGCTGGAGAAGGAGTACCCGAACGTCCCGATCGGCTACTCCGGCCACGAGACCGGCCTGCAGACCACGCTCGCCGCCGTCGCCCTCGGCGCCACCTTCGTCGAGCGCCACATCACCCTCGACCGCGCCATGTGGGGCTCCGACCAGGCCGCCTCCGTCGAGCCGCAGGGCCTGCAGCGCCTGGTCCGCGACATCCGCACCATCGAGGCCTCCCTCGGTGACGGCGTCAAGCAGGTCTACGAGTCCGAGCTGGGCCCGATGAAGAAGCTGCGCCGCGTCCAGGGCGTCGTCGCCGAGGCGGAGATCGCCGCCGCGGCCGGCGAGCCGGTCCAGGTCTGA
- a CDS encoding class I SAM-dependent DNA methyltransferase, producing the protein MTDVDMTFLEATRTSYDAIAADYASRFPDAMGGVALDRAVVGAFAELARTHSPAPVADLGSGPGHVTALLHDLGLPVFGVDLSPRMVALARRAHPGLRFHEGSMTGLDLPDATLGGIAALYSVIHVPDEHLPATFAEFHRVLRPGAPVLLSFQTTEAEDHLHISERFGHEIALDYYWRTPEQVEQLLIEAGLAPYARVRREADGGEKYARAFLLARRPR; encoded by the coding sequence GTGACCGACGTGGACATGACCTTCCTGGAAGCCACCCGCACCTCGTACGACGCCATCGCCGCCGACTACGCGTCGCGGTTCCCTGACGCCATGGGCGGCGTAGCGCTCGACCGGGCCGTGGTCGGCGCCTTCGCGGAACTGGCCCGCACCCACTCCCCCGCTCCGGTGGCCGACCTGGGCTCCGGCCCCGGCCACGTCACCGCGCTGCTGCACGACCTCGGCCTCCCGGTGTTCGGCGTGGACCTGTCGCCCCGGATGGTGGCCCTGGCCCGTCGCGCGCACCCCGGGCTCCGCTTCCACGAAGGGTCGATGACCGGCCTGGACCTGCCGGACGCGACGCTCGGCGGCATCGCGGCGCTGTACTCGGTCATCCACGTACCCGACGAGCACCTGCCGGCCACGTTCGCCGAGTTCCACCGGGTCCTGCGGCCCGGTGCCCCCGTCCTGCTGTCGTTCCAGACCACCGAAGCGGAGGACCACCTCCACATCTCGGAGCGCTTCGGGCACGAGATCGCGCTCGACTACTACTGGCGTACGCCCGAACAGGTGGAGCAGCTGCTGATCGAGGCCGGGCTCGCACCGTACGCCCGGGTGCGGCGCGAAGCGGACGGGGGGGAGAAGTACGCCAGGGCCTTCCTCCTGGCCCGCAGGCCTCGCTAG
- a CDS encoding amidohydrolase, with product MSLESDADLLEAAGAARAALPGRLPEPLRAELVAFRRDLHMHPELGNQEFRTTAAIKARLEKGGLRPRVLAAGTGLVCDIGVDGDQRRGGSEILAMRADIDALPIPDAKTECPYRSTVPDRAHACGHDVHTAVVLGAGLILADLHRQGRLPQPVRLVFQPAEEVLPGGAADAIDCGVLDGVKRMIAVHCDPRVDAGKIGLREGPITSACDRLEIALDGPGGHTARPHLTTDLVTAVARVVTDVPALVARRVDTRSGLAVTWGRIESGHAPNVIPQHAELSGTVRCLDMEAWREAPDIVHAAIDEVANLHRAKSEINYVRGVPPVVNEPGVTELLNDAMTARRGPESVEATDQSLGGEDFSWYLEQVPGAMARLGVRTPGERTVRDLHQGDFDVDESAITVGVELFTAAALLDAGR from the coding sequence ATGTCACTGGAGTCCGACGCCGATCTCCTCGAAGCGGCCGGAGCGGCGCGCGCCGCCCTCCCCGGCCGGCTTCCCGAGCCGCTGCGTGCCGAACTCGTCGCGTTCCGTCGCGACTTGCACATGCACCCGGAACTGGGCAACCAGGAGTTCCGTACGACCGCCGCGATCAAGGCCCGGCTGGAGAAGGGCGGCCTGCGGCCGCGCGTCCTCGCCGCCGGCACCGGGCTCGTCTGTGACATCGGCGTCGACGGTGACCAGCGGCGCGGCGGGTCCGAGATACTCGCCATGCGGGCCGACATCGACGCTCTGCCCATCCCGGACGCCAAGACCGAGTGCCCCTACCGCTCGACCGTCCCCGACCGCGCGCACGCCTGCGGCCACGACGTGCACACCGCCGTGGTGCTGGGCGCCGGGCTGATCCTCGCCGACCTGCACCGGCAGGGGCGGCTGCCGCAGCCGGTGCGGCTGGTGTTCCAGCCCGCCGAGGAGGTGCTGCCCGGCGGTGCCGCCGACGCCATCGACTGCGGGGTGCTCGACGGGGTGAAGCGGATGATCGCCGTGCACTGCGACCCCCGGGTGGACGCCGGCAAGATCGGCCTGCGCGAGGGCCCGATCACCTCCGCCTGCGACCGCCTGGAGATCGCGCTGGACGGCCCCGGCGGCCACACCGCCCGCCCGCACCTGACCACCGACCTGGTGACCGCCGTCGCCCGTGTGGTGACCGACGTGCCCGCGCTGGTCGCGCGCCGCGTCGACACCCGCAGCGGCCTGGCGGTGACCTGGGGACGCATCGAGTCGGGGCACGCCCCGAACGTCATCCCGCAGCACGCCGAGCTGTCCGGAACCGTGCGGTGCCTGGACATGGAGGCGTGGCGGGAGGCCCCCGACATCGTCCACGCGGCGATCGACGAGGTGGCCAACCTGCACCGGGCCAAGTCGGAGATCAACTACGTCCGCGGCGTCCCACCCGTCGTCAACGAGCCGGGCGTCACCGAGCTGCTCAACGACGCCATGACCGCACGCCGCGGCCCCGAGTCGGTGGAGGCCACCGACCAGAGCCTCGGCGGCGAGGACTTCTCCTGGTACCTGGAGCAGGTCCCCGGCGCGATGGCCCGGCTCGGCGTCCGCACCCCGGGCGAACGCACCGTCCGCGACCTGCACCAGGGCGACTTCGACGTGGACGAGTCGGCGATCACGGTGGGCGTGGAGCTGTTCACGGCGGCGGCCCTGCTGGACGCGGGCCGGTAG